The proteins below come from a single Streptomyces spongiicola genomic window:
- a CDS encoding LysR family transcriptional regulator gives MVHDRSPRPRLSPSSYEEDMRLLLAPRLAYFAGVARHEHVTRAAQELGVPQSTLSRAMVRLEQDLGVVLFARKGRTVSLTPAGRDFLASVERALGEVERAAESVRADADPSGGKVAFGFLHTMGSETVPELIRAFRVDHPRVRFTLVQNYGEAMIERLRAGELDLCLTSPVPDAPDLVARRLDEQRLRLVVPDDHRLATRRRIRLAEAADETFVTLEPGYGLRRITDALCAEAGFSPRVAFEGEEAETLRGLVAAGLGVALLPPPAVPRPGVVELTVTAPRAIREVGVAWLDGHPDTPPVAAFKKFLLSRRGKLLPD, from the coding sequence ATGGTGCATGACCGCAGTCCACGGCCCCGCCTGTCACCGAGCAGTTACGAAGAAGACATGCGTCTGCTGCTCGCGCCGCGACTCGCGTACTTCGCCGGGGTCGCCCGCCACGAGCATGTGACCAGGGCCGCACAGGAACTCGGCGTGCCCCAGTCGACGCTCTCGCGCGCCATGGTCCGTCTCGAACAGGACCTGGGCGTGGTGCTGTTCGCCCGCAAGGGCCGCACCGTGTCGCTGACACCCGCCGGCCGCGACTTCCTCGCCTCGGTGGAGCGGGCACTCGGCGAGGTCGAGCGGGCGGCGGAGTCGGTACGCGCGGACGCCGACCCGTCCGGGGGCAAGGTCGCCTTCGGATTCCTGCACACCATGGGCTCCGAGACCGTGCCCGAGCTGATCCGGGCGTTCCGCGTCGACCACCCCCGGGTCCGCTTCACGCTGGTCCAGAACTACGGCGAGGCCATGATCGAACGGCTCCGGGCCGGCGAACTCGACCTCTGCCTCACCTCACCGGTCCCCGACGCGCCCGACCTGGTCGCCCGGCGCCTCGACGAGCAGCGGCTGCGGCTCGTCGTGCCGGACGACCACCGGCTCGCCACCCGCAGGCGCATCCGGCTGGCCGAGGCCGCGGACGAGACGTTCGTGACCCTCGAACCCGGCTACGGGCTGCGCCGCATCACCGACGCGCTCTGCGCCGAAGCGGGCTTCTCACCGCGCGTCGCCTTCGAGGGCGAGGAGGCGGAGACACTCCGCGGCCTCGTCGCCGCCGGCCTCGGCGTCGCCCTGCTGCCGCCGCCGGCGGTGCCGCGCCCCGGGGTGGTCGAACTGACCGTGACGGCACCGCGGGCGATCCGGGAGGTGGGGGTGGCGTGGCTCGACGGGCACCCGGACACCCCGCCGGTGGCGGCGTTCAAGAAGTTCCTGCTGTCGCGCCGGGGGAAGCTGCTCCCGGACTGA
- a CDS encoding alpha/beta hydrolase family protein: MAGAAGSVRARFEGSAVREEREGDGDARAGLGRAVRTFGESADGVVTAVVLVLPDGDPRSARGPSALSRAFALPLARSLARAGRADGLAAHVVRYRGRGWNGAEARLAGDASRAVDEAVRRYGDVPVCLAGQGMGGRAALYAAGHNAVNSVLALAPWLPEGDTAADPEPVKQLVGRRVLIVHGTDDARSAPELSYRLAERAKKTNRDTCRFEVHSDGHALRQYQAEVQALAADFVLGSLFSRAYARPVADALAAPPPLGLRMPLAAGFGRALRH; the protein is encoded by the coding sequence ATGGCGGGCGCGGCGGGGTCGGTCCGCGCACGGTTCGAGGGAAGCGCGGTGCGGGAGGAACGGGAAGGCGACGGCGATGCGCGGGCCGGGCTGGGCCGCGCGGTCCGGACGTTCGGGGAGTCGGCGGACGGGGTCGTCACCGCAGTGGTGCTGGTACTTCCGGACGGCGATCCCCGGTCGGCACGCGGCCCCTCCGCACTCTCCCGCGCCTTCGCGCTGCCGCTGGCGCGCTCACTCGCCCGGGCCGGCCGCGCGGACGGTCTCGCCGCGCATGTGGTGCGCTACCGCGGTCGCGGCTGGAACGGCGCGGAGGCCCGGCTCGCCGGGGACGCGTCCCGGGCGGTGGACGAGGCGGTACGGCGCTACGGCGACGTCCCCGTGTGCCTGGCCGGCCAGGGCATGGGAGGCCGCGCCGCGCTGTACGCGGCCGGCCACAACGCCGTCAACTCGGTGCTGGCACTCGCCCCTTGGCTGCCGGAGGGCGACACGGCGGCGGACCCCGAACCGGTGAAGCAGCTCGTGGGCCGCCGGGTGCTGATCGTGCACGGCACCGACGACGCCAGGAGCGCTCCGGAACTGTCGTACCGGCTGGCGGAACGGGCGAAGAAGACCAACCGCGACACCTGCCGGTTCGAGGTCCACTCGGACGGGCACGCGCTGCGGCAGTACCAGGCCGAAGTACAGGCGCTGGCAGCGGACTTCGTCCTCGGCTCGCTGTTCTCGCGCGCCTACGCCCGTCCCGTCGCGGACGCGCTCGCCGCTCCCCCGCCGCTGGGCCTCCGCATGCCCCTGGCGGCGGGCTTCGGGCGGGCGTTGCGGCACTGA
- a CDS encoding adenosine deaminase → MTSQKPHASSGGSAPGHQGPTAEQIRRAPKVLLHDHLDGGLRPGTVIDLARAVGYDRLPETEPDKLGVWFHEAADSGSLERYLETFAHTCAVMQTREALERVAVECAEDLAEDGVVYAEVRYAPEQHLEAGLTLEEVVEAVNEGFREGERRARANGHRIRVGALLTAMRHAARALEIAEVANRYRDEGVVGFDIAGAEAGYPPTRHLDAFEYLKRENNHFTIHAGEGFGLPSIWQALQWCGADRLGHGVRIIDDIEVAADGGVKLGRLAAYVRDKRIPLELCPTSNLQTGAAPSYEEHPIGLLRRLHFRATVNTDNRLMSNTSMSREFELLTETFGYTLDDMQWFTVNAMKSAFIPFDERLAMINDVIKPGYAELRSEWLFRQTATTSGSGSEQG, encoded by the coding sequence ATGACGAGCCAGAAACCCCACGCGTCCTCCGGGGGAAGCGCCCCCGGGCACCAGGGGCCGACCGCGGAGCAGATCCGCCGCGCCCCCAAGGTTCTTCTGCACGACCACCTCGACGGCGGGCTGCGCCCCGGGACGGTCATCGACCTCGCCCGAGCGGTCGGCTACGACAGACTGCCCGAGACCGAGCCGGACAAACTCGGCGTCTGGTTCCACGAGGCCGCCGACTCCGGCTCGCTGGAACGCTATCTGGAGACGTTCGCGCACACCTGTGCCGTCATGCAGACCCGGGAGGCCCTCGAACGCGTCGCCGTCGAGTGCGCCGAGGACCTGGCCGAGGACGGCGTCGTCTACGCCGAGGTGCGCTACGCGCCGGAGCAGCACCTCGAAGCGGGGCTGACCCTGGAAGAGGTCGTCGAGGCCGTCAACGAGGGATTCCGTGAGGGCGAGCGCCGCGCCCGGGCCAACGGCCACCGCATCCGGGTCGGCGCCCTGCTGACCGCCATGCGGCACGCCGCCCGTGCCCTGGAGATCGCCGAGGTCGCCAACCGCTACCGCGACGAGGGCGTCGTGGGCTTCGACATCGCGGGTGCCGAGGCCGGCTACCCGCCCACCCGCCACCTGGACGCCTTCGAGTACCTCAAGCGGGAGAACAACCACTTCACGATCCACGCCGGGGAGGGGTTCGGGCTGCCGTCCATCTGGCAGGCCCTGCAGTGGTGCGGCGCCGACCGGCTCGGTCACGGCGTCCGCATCATCGACGACATCGAGGTCGCCGCCGACGGCGGTGTGAAGCTGGGGCGGCTGGCCGCGTACGTCCGGGACAAGCGGATCCCGCTGGAGCTGTGCCCGACGTCCAATCTCCAGACCGGTGCGGCGCCCTCGTACGAGGAGCACCCCATCGGGCTGCTGCGCCGGCTGCACTTCCGGGCCACCGTCAACACGGACAACCGGCTGATGAGCAACACGAGCATGAGTCGTGAATTCGAGCTGCTGACCGAGACGTTCGGCTACACGCTCGACGACATGCAGTGGTTCACCGTCAATGCGATGAAGTCGGCGTTCATTCCTTTTGATGAGCGACTCGCGATGATCAATGATGTCATCAAGCCGGGATACGCTGAACTCAGGTCCGAGTGGCTCTTTCGGCAGACGGCCACGACCAGCGGTTCCGGCTCCGAACAGGGCTGA
- a CDS encoding PspC domain-containing protein: MAALTRPRDWGHRPLRRSGGRMIGGVCAALARRFGISATTVRVIFLVSCLLPGPQFLLYLALWLLLPAEKPASTTW; encoded by the coding sequence ATGGCCGCACTCACCCGACCCCGTGACTGGGGGCACCGCCCGCTCCGGAGGAGTGGGGGAAGGATGATCGGCGGAGTGTGCGCGGCGCTGGCACGGCGCTTCGGCATCTCCGCGACCACCGTGCGCGTGATCTTCCTGGTGTCCTGTCTGCTGCCCGGCCCGCAGTTCCTGCTCTATCTGGCGCTGTGGCTGCTGCTGCCGGCGGAGAAGCCCGCGTCCACCACCTGGTGA
- a CDS encoding VanZ family protein produces MQRQGSGGSAAIRFRVAGGVLLFAHLAVVAWLTLRPLDVPWVTAANLEPLAGIKADLAAGPVQAARRIGEGLLLLAPLGILLPMAGGRIAVSPWASLARTVAAGALMSLGIELLQTAVPGRVVDVDSLLLNTAGVALAHLLVVPAGRARLRRGGSGRRPAGRGGGRGRVLRDDVPQGPTPTIPRVGIAP; encoded by the coding sequence GTGCAGCGTCAAGGTTCGGGCGGCAGTGCCGCCATCCGCTTCCGCGTGGCGGGAGGCGTCCTCCTCTTCGCACATCTCGCCGTCGTGGCGTGGCTGACGCTCCGCCCACTGGACGTGCCGTGGGTGACGGCGGCGAATCTGGAGCCGCTGGCGGGCATCAAGGCGGACCTCGCGGCGGGCCCCGTCCAGGCGGCACGCCGGATCGGCGAGGGGCTGCTGCTCCTGGCGCCCCTCGGGATACTGCTTCCGATGGCGGGCGGCAGGATCGCCGTCTCACCGTGGGCCTCGCTGGCGCGTACGGTCGCGGCGGGGGCGCTGATGTCCCTGGGTATCGAACTGCTCCAGACCGCGGTACCGGGCCGGGTCGTCGACGTGGACTCGCTGCTCCTCAACACCGCGGGGGTGGCGCTGGCCCATCTCCTCGTCGTCCCCGCCGGGCGGGCCCGGCTGCGGCGCGGGGGTTCCGGACGCCGTCCGGCGGGCCGCGGCGGAGGGCGGGGGCGTGTGCTCCGGGACGACGTCCCCCAGGGTCCCACCCCGACGATTCCCAGGGTCGGGATCGCCCCCTAG
- the afsQ1 gene encoding two-component system response regulator AfsQ1, translating into MPFLLLIEDDDAIRTALELSLSRQGHRVATAATGEDGLKLLREQRPDLIVLDVMLPGIDGFEVCRRIRRTDQLPIILLTARSDDIDVVVGLESGADDYVVKPVQGRVLDARIRAVLRRGERESTDSATFGSLVIDRSAMTVTKNGEDLQLTPTELRLLLELSRRPGQALSRQQLLRLVWEHDYLGDSRLVDACVQRLRAKVEDVPSSPTLIRTVRGVGYRLDTPQ; encoded by the coding sequence GTGCCTTTCCTGTTGCTGATCGAGGACGACGACGCCATCCGCACGGCCCTCGAACTCTCGCTGTCACGCCAGGGCCACCGTGTGGCCACCGCGGCGACGGGCGAGGACGGCCTGAAGCTGCTGCGCGAGCAGCGGCCGGACCTGATCGTGCTGGACGTGATGCTGCCCGGCATCGACGGTTTCGAGGTGTGCCGGCGGATCAGGCGCACGGACCAGTTGCCGATCATCCTGCTGACCGCGCGCAGCGACGACATCGACGTCGTCGTCGGCCTGGAGTCGGGCGCCGACGACTACGTCGTCAAACCGGTGCAGGGGCGGGTCCTCGACGCCCGGATCCGAGCCGTGCTGCGGCGCGGTGAGCGCGAGTCCACGGACTCGGCGACCTTCGGCTCGCTGGTGATCGACCGCTCAGCCATGACGGTCACCAAGAACGGCGAGGATCTGCAACTCACGCCGACCGAGCTGCGTCTCCTGCTGGAGCTGAGCCGCCGTCCCGGCCAGGCCCTGTCGCGCCAGCAGCTGCTGCGCCTGGTCTGGGAGCACGACTACCTCGGCGACTCCCGCCTGGTGGACGCCTGCGTCCAGCGGCTGCGGGCGAAGGTGGAGGACGTACCGTCCTCGCCGACGCTGATCCGCACGGTCAGAGGTGTGGGCTACCGGCTGGACACGCCCCAGTGA